The following proteins are co-located in the Pseudomonas sp. DY-1 genome:
- the algK gene encoding alginate biosynthesis TPR repeat lipoprotein AlgK: protein MNSAQTTLLLLGALALGGCSGLPDQRLAQEALARGDTGTALQNYRQLADLGYTDAQVGLADIQLQSGDPEQLRAAEATYRQAAANSPRAAARLGRLLASKPGATLAEQREAETLLKDAMAAGERNTVLPLTVLYVQHPQTFPEVNVQQQVSQWRADGQPQAELAQLLLYRAQGTYDQHLDEIERICEAQLAVEDACYVELATVYQKRGQPEKQHALITKLQEAYRGGRVPPQRLDAVARVMTDPTLGPPDMESAKALLEPIAPGYPEAWVSLARLMYESPEAGDVEQMLDYLERGRAAGSPRAELLLGKLYYEGKLVPQDPAKAEQHLLKAAATEPSADYYLGQIYRRGFLGQVEPDKALEHLLRAARSGHAGADYALAQMFSQGRGVQPDLVNAYVFSKLAVQAGRAEAPELVVQLEQQLSPIQRTDAQNKLEEEQQFRGGGTMLRAAADGEIY from the coding sequence GTGAATAGCGCGCAGACAACCTTGCTGCTACTCGGGGCGCTTGCCCTGGGAGGCTGCAGCGGGCTTCCAGACCAGCGCCTGGCTCAGGAGGCCCTGGCGCGGGGTGATACTGGAACCGCCCTGCAGAACTATCGCCAGCTCGCCGACCTCGGCTACACCGACGCCCAAGTGGGACTCGCCGATATCCAGCTTCAATCCGGCGACCCGGAACAGCTACGCGCCGCCGAGGCTACCTACCGTCAGGCGGCCGCCAACTCGCCTCGTGCCGCCGCCCGTCTGGGACGCCTGCTGGCGAGCAAACCCGGCGCCACCCTGGCCGAACAGCGCGAAGCCGAAACCCTGCTCAAGGACGCCATGGCCGCAGGCGAGCGCAATACCGTGCTGCCGTTGACGGTGCTCTACGTCCAGCATCCTCAGACCTTCCCCGAGGTGAATGTGCAGCAGCAGGTCAGTCAGTGGCGCGCCGACGGCCAGCCACAGGCGGAGCTGGCGCAACTACTGCTGTACCGCGCCCAGGGAACCTACGACCAGCATCTCGATGAAATCGAACGCATCTGCGAGGCCCAGCTTGCGGTCGAGGATGCCTGCTACGTCGAGCTGGCCACGGTGTACCAGAAACGCGGGCAGCCGGAAAAACAGCATGCGCTGATCACCAAACTGCAGGAGGCCTACCGCGGTGGCCGTGTGCCACCGCAGCGGCTCGACGCGGTTGCGCGCGTAATGACCGACCCCACGCTCGGGCCACCTGACATGGAATCTGCAAAGGCTCTGCTCGAACCCATCGCCCCCGGTTACCCGGAGGCCTGGGTGAGCCTTGCCCGACTGATGTACGAGTCCCCGGAAGCGGGAGACGTCGAGCAGATGCTGGACTACCTGGAGCGCGGCCGCGCGGCCGGATCGCCGCGCGCCGAACTGTTGCTCGGCAAGCTCTATTACGAGGGCAAGCTGGTGCCACAAGACCCGGCCAAGGCTGAGCAGCACCTGCTCAAGGCCGCAGCCACTGAGCCCAGCGCTGATTACTACCTGGGCCAGATCTACCGACGCGGCTTCCTGGGCCAGGTCGAACCGGACAAAGCGCTAGAGCACCTGCTGAGGGCCGCCCGCAGCGGCCATGCCGGCGCCGATTACGCACTGGCGCAGATGTTCAGCCAGGGCCGTGGTGTCCAGCCCGACCTGGTCAACGCCTATGTTTTCAGCAAGCTCGCGGTGCAGGCCGGAAGGGCCGAGGCGCCAGAACTGGTCGTGCAACTGGAGCAGCAGCTTTCGCCAATCCAGAGAACTGATGCACAGAACAAACTCGAAGAAGAACAGCAGTTTCGAGGGGGTGGCACTATGCTACGTGCTGCTGCAGATGGGGAGATTTACTGA
- the algG gene encoding mannuronan 5-epimerase AlgG — protein MNSRWRVYCSLALPLLVGSLLTSLVLAASPSSPSSKNSGKAAPAAKTYTVTSSPVERLNLSAPALPDLSGYTANAVQDKIQRDKPGRIGVRRMLRQPVLKQFVGGKNRLAEWVRRQGGMPQAIFIEGGYADLATLAKKLPKQYFRAIGDDTYLARLPIVVARGATLHIDGKTLRLSQDRGAFLVNDGKLFVTDSTLIGWNEKANGPSAFRKDKEFRPFLLSWGGTETYIVKSRFSSLGYSGEKSYGLSISQYTPSMRKRMGRTAPSAWLLDSEFSDMWFGFYCFEADDVVIKGNTYRDNLVYGIDPHDRSHRLIIAHNTISGTRKKHGLIVSREVNDSWIFNNQIFDNKISGIVLDRNSTNNVLAYNEVFQNHADGITLYESSNNLLWGNKVVGNDRHGVRLRNSANIRLYENLVLGNGLSGVYGHIKDLTGQHRDLKLDPYETKVSLVVVGGQLAGNGSGPLAVDTPLSLELYRVDMSMPDKASGITFSGILGERQEEILDLLVRQRKAVRIDLVDSGTKLQP, from the coding sequence ATGAACAGCCGGTGGCGCGTTTACTGCTCCCTGGCCTTACCCCTGCTGGTCGGCTCGCTGCTGACCAGCCTCGTGTTGGCCGCGTCACCGAGCTCCCCGTCCAGTAAAAATTCCGGCAAGGCCGCCCCGGCGGCCAAGACGTACACCGTCACCAGTTCCCCCGTGGAGCGGCTGAACCTGAGCGCACCTGCGCTGCCCGACCTATCCGGCTATACCGCCAACGCCGTCCAGGACAAGATCCAGCGAGACAAGCCCGGCCGCATCGGCGTACGCCGTATGCTGCGGCAACCCGTCCTCAAGCAGTTCGTCGGTGGCAAAAACCGCCTGGCCGAATGGGTCAGGCGCCAGGGCGGCATGCCCCAGGCGATCTTCATCGAAGGCGGCTACGCCGATCTGGCGACCCTGGCCAAGAAGCTCCCCAAGCAATATTTCCGCGCCATCGGAGACGACACCTACCTGGCTCGCCTGCCCATAGTCGTGGCCCGCGGCGCCACCCTGCACATCGATGGGAAGACGTTGCGCCTGTCCCAGGACCGCGGCGCGTTCCTGGTCAACGACGGCAAGCTCTTCGTGACTGATAGCACCCTCATCGGCTGGAATGAAAAAGCCAACGGCCCATCGGCATTTCGCAAGGACAAGGAATTCCGCCCCTTCCTTCTGTCCTGGGGCGGAACAGAGACCTACATCGTCAAGAGCCGCTTCAGCAGCCTTGGCTATAGCGGCGAGAAGTCCTATGGGCTGAGCATTTCCCAGTACACGCCTTCCATGCGCAAGCGCATGGGCCGCACCGCGCCGAGCGCCTGGCTGCTGGACTCGGAGTTCAGCGACATGTGGTTCGGCTTCTATTGCTTCGAGGCCGACGACGTCGTGATCAAGGGCAACACCTACCGCGACAACCTGGTCTACGGCATCGACCCCCACGACCGTTCACATCGCCTGATCATCGCCCACAACACCATCTCCGGCACCCGCAAGAAGCACGGTCTGATCGTCTCCCGCGAGGTGAACGACAGCTGGATCTTCAACAACCAGATCTTCGACAACAAGATTTCCGGCATCGTCCTCGACCGCAACAGCACCAACAACGTGCTGGCCTACAACGAGGTGTTCCAGAACCACGCCGACGGCATCACCCTCTACGAAAGTTCGAACAATCTCCTGTGGGGCAACAAGGTGGTCGGCAACGATCGCCACGGCGTTCGCCTCCGCAACAGCGCGAACATCCGCCTGTACGAGAACCTCGTCCTCGGCAATGGCCTGAGCGGCGTGTACGGGCATATCAAGGACCTCACCGGCCAGCACCGCGACCTCAAGCTCGACCCCTACGAAACCAAGGTGTCGCTGGTCGTGGTCGGCGGCCAGCTTGCCGGCAACGGCAGTGGCCCGCTGGCGGTCGATACACCGCTGTCCCTCGAACTGTATCGGGTGGACATGTCGATGCCGGACAAGGCCTCGGGCATTACCTTCAGCGGCATCCTCGGCGAACGCCAGGAAGAAATCCTCGATCTGCTGGTACGCCAGCGCAAAGCCGTCCGGATAGACCTGGTGGACAGTGGGACCAAACTTCAACCCTGA
- a CDS encoding mannuronate-specific alginate lyase, producing the protein MRATGLFLLLPLLLASGATLGAGLVPPPGYYAAIEKERKGEPGKCDQETPSPYTGALVFRSKYEGSNKARATLNPEAEKDFREKTRAINDLERGVNKQVMRFMRDGKPESLQCTLQWLGDWSKAGALLSTEFNHTGKSMRKWALGSMASAWLRLKFSSSRPLAPYALQSQQIEAWFARLAEQTVKDWSDLPLKEINNHSYWAAWSVMASAVATDRRDLFDWSVAQFRVAAGQVDPDGFLPNELRRQKRALAYHNYSLPPLTMVAAFAKANGVDLREDHNGALRRLAERVMQGVENPEVFADKTGKGQSVGELKENGKFTWLEPYCTLYRCSDETLKWKHSMQPLMNFRLGGDLTRLFDPQAAEKAKNG; encoded by the coding sequence ATGCGCGCAACGGGCCTGTTCCTTCTCCTCCCTCTCCTGCTGGCCTCGGGTGCGACTCTGGGAGCAGGACTGGTGCCGCCTCCCGGCTACTACGCGGCCATCGAGAAGGAGCGCAAGGGCGAACCCGGAAAGTGCGACCAGGAAACGCCCTCTCCCTATACCGGAGCCCTGGTGTTCCGTAGCAAGTACGAAGGCTCGAACAAGGCCCGGGCGACGCTGAACCCCGAAGCCGAGAAGGATTTTCGCGAGAAGACCCGTGCCATCAACGATCTGGAACGCGGGGTCAACAAGCAGGTGATGCGATTCATGCGCGACGGCAAGCCTGAAAGCCTGCAATGCACCCTGCAGTGGCTCGGCGACTGGTCCAAGGCCGGCGCCCTTCTTTCCACCGAGTTCAATCACACGGGCAAATCCATGCGCAAATGGGCCCTGGGCAGCATGGCCTCGGCCTGGCTGCGCCTGAAGTTCTCCAGCTCGCGGCCGCTGGCGCCCTATGCCCTGCAGAGCCAGCAAATCGAAGCCTGGTTCGCCAGGCTGGCCGAGCAGACCGTCAAGGACTGGAGCGACCTGCCACTCAAGGAGATCAACAACCACTCCTACTGGGCCGCCTGGTCGGTCATGGCGAGCGCCGTGGCGACTGACCGCCGTGACCTGTTCGACTGGTCGGTGGCGCAGTTCCGGGTCGCCGCGGGCCAGGTCGACCCCGACGGCTTCCTGCCCAACGAACTCAGGCGGCAGAAGCGCGCCCTCGCCTACCACAACTACAGCCTGCCACCGCTGACAATGGTCGCGGCGTTCGCCAAGGCCAATGGCGTCGATCTGCGCGAGGACCACAACGGCGCGTTGCGCCGGCTCGCCGAGCGGGTCATGCAGGGTGTGGAAAACCCCGAGGTCTTCGCAGACAAGACCGGCAAAGGCCAATCGGTAGGCGAGCTGAAGGAGAACGGCAAATTCACCTGGTTGGAACCCTACTGCACGCTCTACCGCTGCAGTGACGAAACCCTCAAGTGGAAGCATTCCATGCAGCCGCTCATGAACTTCCGCCTTGGCGGAGACCTGACGCGGCTGTTCGATCCGCAGGCGGCGGAGAAAGCGAAAAACGGTTGA
- a CDS encoding PilZ domain-containing protein translates to MNTALNVVHESEIQRQHARVRIPARIRFAARNHPAVEHVLLELSAGGFSFLATKPTLAIGDHLKGMLVFNIDNLGLTMPVEFQVRSIADESGRVGCQFHNLDPRDIATLRHLITAHLSGELVSVGELLTTLQRNNFSPARRDKGRKGLGVLGRMKALILSLAVLAIGIAAFGFIGKSLYELYFITHALSAKVSVPSVQVTMPREGVVQSLIGESQMVTKGAPIATFNTSMLELLKGQLNNNIQPARIEELLRQQMKGTLTSPCNCTLVRQLVADGQYASKGDVVFELAQRGSLASVEALFPYSKLNAVAPGSRINFTVAGESQPRTGRVTSSNLNPTRSNDLTADIRVRIEPDEPLDNSLVGRPVEVSASRGPSFAWLMDEVRSSRLVGDISRE, encoded by the coding sequence ATGAACACCGCCCTCAACGTCGTACATGAATCGGAAATCCAGCGACAGCATGCCCGTGTGCGGATACCCGCCAGGATTCGCTTCGCTGCCAGGAACCACCCAGCAGTCGAGCACGTCCTGCTGGAGCTTTCAGCCGGCGGATTCAGCTTCCTGGCGACCAAACCGACCCTGGCGATCGGTGATCACTTGAAGGGCATGCTGGTGTTCAACATCGACAACCTGGGGTTGACCATGCCAGTTGAGTTCCAGGTTCGCTCGATTGCCGACGAAAGCGGCCGGGTCGGCTGCCAGTTCCACAACCTCGATCCGCGCGACATCGCCACCTTGCGCCACCTGATTACGGCACACCTGTCCGGGGAGCTGGTCAGCGTCGGCGAGCTGCTGACCACTCTGCAGCGCAATAACTTCAGCCCGGCCCGCAGGGACAAGGGACGCAAGGGCCTGGGCGTACTCGGTCGGATGAAGGCGCTGATCCTCAGTCTGGCAGTACTGGCCATCGGCATCGCGGCGTTCGGTTTCATCGGCAAGTCCCTCTACGAGCTCTACTTCATCACCCATGCGCTGTCCGCGAAGGTCAGCGTCCCCAGCGTCCAGGTGACCATGCCGCGCGAAGGCGTGGTGCAGAGCCTGATCGGCGAGAGCCAGATGGTGACCAAGGGTGCCCCCATCGCCACCTTCAACACCTCGATGCTCGAGCTCCTCAAGGGCCAGTTGAACAACAACATCCAGCCGGCGCGCATCGAAGAGCTGTTGCGCCAGCAAATGAAGGGAACACTGACCAGCCCTTGCAACTGCACTCTCGTGCGCCAACTGGTGGCCGACGGACAGTACGCGAGCAAGGGTGATGTGGTCTTCGAGTTGGCCCAACGCGGCAGCCTCGCCAGCGTCGAAGCGCTCTTCCCCTATTCCAAGCTGAATGCGGTGGCACCGGGTAGCCGCATCAACTTCACGGTGGCCGGTGAAAGTCAGCCACGCACCGGCCGCGTGACCAGCAGCAACCTGAACCCCACCCGCAGCAATGACCTGACGGCCGATATCCGCGTACGAATCGAGCCCGACGAGCCGCTGGACAACAGCCTCGTCGGCAGGCCGGTGGAGGTCAGCGCCAGCCGTGGCCCATCATTTGCCTGGCTGATGGACGAAGTTCGCTCGTCCAGGCTTGTCGGAGATATCAGTCGTGAATAG
- a CDS encoding alginate export family protein: MKLEQWIRVGLALPLIHGASAWAEAPDKPFGVDVKVTAQSEDDRDLGTRNGGDVSGIGIDVRPWLFFQRGDWSAYAMAQAVAATDTIETDTLQTADLEEDSGGGNNDRQADDSYLAMREFWIGYSGLTAYPGEEMRFGRQRLRNDDSLWRDTNIEALNWTFDTTLLRAHLGLAERFSEYRTDIDELAPEDEDRLHVYGDIASQWTPGHWVGLNAHYSHDDGDLRSPGEEVDELDKDTTGDLTWIGLQANSDAFNWRNEQTFNYWASVIWLDGDRDQLLTTSGPGGQPIATGKQSADVSAWGTDLGVRFRLDPNWQAGVAYARGSGGGDDGDENFQQTGLESNRNSFTGTRSRVHRFGEAFRGELSNLQVATLFGSWQLRDEYDASLVYHRFWRADGDQPVGDSGINAALTSDDKDIGQEVDLVLTKYFKEGLLPESMSQAIDEPSALVRFRGGLFFAGDAYDGSGVDSSMHRAFVDVIWRF, encoded by the coding sequence ATGAAACTAGAACAATGGATTCGCGTTGGCCTGGCACTTCCGCTGATACACGGCGCTTCTGCGTGGGCGGAAGCTCCCGACAAACCGTTTGGAGTCGATGTGAAGGTCACTGCCCAGTCGGAAGACGACCGGGACCTTGGCACCCGCAATGGCGGTGATGTGAGTGGCATAGGTATCGACGTGCGGCCCTGGCTCTTCTTCCAGCGCGGCGACTGGAGCGCCTACGCCATGGCGCAAGCCGTCGCGGCCACCGACACGATCGAAACGGACACCCTTCAAACTGCTGATCTCGAAGAGGACAGCGGCGGCGGCAACAATGACCGCCAGGCCGACGACAGCTACCTGGCCATGCGCGAGTTCTGGATCGGTTACTCCGGCCTTACCGCCTACCCTGGCGAGGAAATGCGCTTTGGCCGTCAGCGCCTGCGTAATGACGACAGCCTGTGGCGCGACACCAACATCGAAGCGCTGAACTGGACCTTCGACACCACGCTGCTGCGCGCTCACCTCGGCCTGGCCGAGCGCTTCTCCGAATACCGCACCGATATCGACGAGCTGGCGCCGGAGGATGAGGACCGGCTGCACGTTTACGGCGACATCGCCTCGCAATGGACACCCGGTCATTGGGTAGGCCTTAACGCCCACTACAGCCATGACGACGGCGACCTGCGCAGCCCCGGCGAAGAGGTCGACGAGCTGGACAAGGACACCACGGGTGACCTGACCTGGATTGGCCTGCAAGCCAACAGCGATGCCTTCAACTGGCGCAACGAGCAGACGTTCAACTATTGGGCCAGCGTGATCTGGCTGGATGGCGACCGCGACCAATTGCTGACCACCAGTGGCCCCGGCGGCCAGCCCATCGCCACTGGCAAGCAAAGTGCCGACGTCAGCGCCTGGGGCACCGACCTTGGCGTGCGCTTCCGCCTCGATCCCAACTGGCAGGCCGGCGTTGCCTATGCACGCGGCAGTGGCGGCGGTGATGATGGCGACGAGAACTTCCAGCAGACCGGTCTGGAAAGCAACCGCAACAGCTTCACCGGCACGCGTTCGCGGGTGCACCGCTTCGGCGAGGCGTTCCGTGGCGAGCTGAGCAACCTGCAGGTCGCGACCCTGTTCGGTTCCTGGCAGCTGCGCGACGAGTACGACGCGAGCCTGGTGTACCACCGCTTCTGGCGCGCCGATGGCGACCAGCCGGTGGGTGACAGTGGCATCAATGCCGCGCTGACCTCCGACGACAAGGACATCGGCCAGGAGGTCGACCTGGTGCTCACCAAGTACTTCAAGGAAGGCCTGTTGCCTGAATCCATGAGCCAGGCAATCGACGAACCTTCGGCACTGGTGCGTTTCCGTGGCGGCTTGTTCTTCGCTGGCGATGCCTACGATGGCAGCGGAGTCGACTCGAGCATGCACCGGGCCTTCGTGGATGTGATCTGGCGCTTCTGA
- a CDS encoding MBOAT family protein, which produces MVFSSNVFLFLFLPTFLGLYYLSGPRFHNLLLLIASYLFYAWWRVDFLALFAVVTVFNYWIGLRIGSAGVRTRPARHWLTLGVMVDLCVLGYFKYANFGVDSLNVIITSLGMAPFVLTHILLPIGISFYIFESISYIIDVYRGDTPATHKLIDFAAFVAIFPHLIAGPVLRFRDLAGQFHHRTHSVDKFAEGCTRFMQGFIKKVFIADTLAPLVSHCFALENPSAADAWLGALAYTAQLYFDFSGYSDMAIGLGLMMGFRFLENFKQPYISQSITEFWRRWHISLSTWLRDYLYVSLGGNRGTTFQTYRNLVLTMLLGGLWHGANFTFVLWGAWHGTWLAIERALGVDAAPRRFNPLKWSFTFLLVILGWVLFRAENLHVAGRMYQAMFGFSGWQLSELGRVGFTDLQLVTLLIAYASLALFGLHDFYTRPLAHGAPKVAAQTAADQVPLVPPRALGERALAWVGAVQRPLLLLLFCASVLKLSAQSYSPFLYFQF; this is translated from the coding sequence ATGGTGTTTTCATCCAACGTATTCCTGTTCCTGTTCCTGCCGACCTTTCTCGGCTTGTACTACCTGAGCGGGCCGCGTTTTCACAACCTGCTGCTGCTGATCGCCAGCTACCTCTTCTACGCCTGGTGGCGGGTCGACTTCCTGGCGCTGTTCGCGGTGGTCACGGTATTCAACTACTGGATCGGACTGCGTATCGGTTCCGCCGGGGTGCGCACCAGACCCGCCCGGCACTGGCTGACCCTGGGCGTGATGGTGGACCTGTGCGTCCTCGGCTACTTCAAGTACGCCAACTTCGGCGTCGACAGCCTCAACGTGATCATCACCAGCCTCGGCATGGCACCCTTCGTGCTCACCCACATCCTCTTGCCGATCGGTATCTCCTTCTACATCTTCGAGTCCATCAGCTACATCATCGACGTCTACCGGGGAGACACGCCGGCGACCCACAAGCTGATCGACTTCGCGGCCTTCGTGGCGATTTTCCCGCACCTGATTGCCGGCCCGGTGCTGCGCTTCCGCGACCTGGCCGGTCAGTTCCATCACCGCACCCACAGCGTCGACAAGTTCGCCGAGGGCTGCACACGCTTCATGCAGGGTTTCATCAAGAAGGTGTTCATCGCCGATACCTTGGCGCCGCTGGTCAGCCACTGCTTTGCACTGGAGAACCCCAGCGCAGCCGATGCCTGGCTCGGCGCACTGGCCTATACCGCGCAACTGTACTTCGACTTCTCCGGCTACAGCGACATGGCCATCGGCCTTGGCCTGATGATGGGCTTCCGCTTCCTGGAAAACTTCAAGCAGCCGTATATCAGCCAGTCGATCACCGAATTCTGGCGGCGCTGGCACATCAGTTTGTCGACCTGGCTGCGGGACTACCTGTACGTCAGTCTCGGCGGCAATCGCGGCACCACCTTCCAGACTTATCGCAATCTGGTCCTGACCATGCTGCTGGGTGGTCTCTGGCACGGCGCGAATTTCACCTTCGTGCTCTGGGGCGCGTGGCACGGCACCTGGCTGGCCATCGAACGAGCCCTGGGCGTCGACGCCGCGCCACGGCGCTTCAACCCGCTGAAATGGTCCTTCACTTTCCTCCTGGTGATCCTCGGCTGGGTTCTGTTCCGTGCAGAGAACCTGCACGTCGCCGGACGCATGTACCAGGCAATGTTCGGCTTCAGCGGATGGCAGTTGTCGGAGCTCGGACGGGTCGGTTTCACCGATCTGCAGCTGGTCACCCTGCTTATCGCCTACGCCAGCCTGGCGCTGTTCGGCCTGCATGACTTCTACACCCGCCCCCTGGCTCATGGCGCGCCGAAGGTAGCGGCCCAAACCGCCGCCGACCAGGTGCCTCTCGTACCGCCACGCGCCCTGGGTGAGCGCGCGCTCGCCTGGGTTGGCGCGGTACAGCGCCCGCTCCTGCTCCTGCTGTTCTGCGCCTCGGTACTCAAGCTCTCGGCGCAGAGCTACTCCCCCTTCCTTTACTTCCAGTTCTGA
- a CDS encoding alginate O-acetyltransferase, with the protein MNASQSMHLPLALLLLAATGTVQAQGPVYHAAPCCSLCPAAHDASRYTTNYQKNFVTLVEAQGDWLFRTREDLRTEFQTTSAGYRRLKQLHDAFARKGIELVVVYQPTRGLVNRNKLNPAELASFQYQRALTNYRAMLGRFRDMGYHVPDLSVLADEQQTPAFFFRGDQHWTPYGAQRTARLVAETIKQMPAYKGIPKREFESKVVGRMGKKGTLHNVASQLCGGSYAIEYMDQFATEPKDSSDGDAMFSDAGHPQIFLIGTSQSAQNYNFSGFLSEYLQADIYNAAVPGGGLEGAMLQMLGSKDFLENPPKIVIWEFSPLYRLDQESTYRQLFAMLDNGCVGKPAVMSAKTKLRPGTNEVLVNGDGGLKDVRNGQYQIDVRYADPTVKTLQATLWHLNGRRETLKLDKPKTVDTDGRFAFELRTDSDWADMILLSLELQGPPAGSPPQEVEVKVCQRNRNAGPVQHTAQAER; encoded by the coding sequence ATGAACGCAAGCCAATCGATGCACCTGCCGCTGGCTCTCCTGCTCCTTGCCGCGACCGGCACGGTACAAGCCCAGGGCCCCGTCTACCATGCCGCGCCCTGCTGCAGTCTCTGTCCGGCGGCGCACGATGCCAGTCGCTACACCACCAACTATCAGAAGAACTTCGTCACCCTGGTAGAAGCCCAGGGCGACTGGCTGTTCCGCACGCGCGAGGACTTGCGCACGGAGTTCCAGACCACATCCGCTGGCTACCGGCGCCTGAAGCAGCTGCACGACGCCTTTGCGCGCAAGGGCATCGAACTGGTGGTGGTCTATCAACCGACCCGTGGTCTGGTCAATCGCAACAAGCTCAATCCGGCGGAGCTGGCCAGCTTCCAGTACCAGCGCGCGCTGACAAACTACCGGGCCATGCTCGGTCGCTTCCGCGACATGGGCTACCACGTGCCCGACCTCTCGGTGCTGGCCGATGAGCAGCAGACCCCCGCCTTCTTCTTCCGCGGCGACCAGCACTGGACACCCTATGGTGCGCAACGTACCGCCAGACTGGTGGCCGAGACGATCAAGCAGATGCCTGCCTACAAGGGCATACCCAAGCGCGAGTTCGAGAGCAAGGTGGTTGGCCGGATGGGCAAGAAAGGCACCCTCCACAACGTCGCCAGCCAGCTCTGTGGCGGCAGCTATGCCATCGAATACATGGACCAGTTCGCCACCGAGCCGAAGGACTCGAGCGACGGCGACGCAATGTTCAGCGATGCCGGGCATCCCCAGATATTCCTGATCGGCACCAGCCAGAGCGCACAGAACTACAACTTCAGCGGCTTCCTCTCCGAATACCTGCAGGCCGATATCTACAACGCCGCAGTTCCTGGCGGTGGCCTGGAAGGAGCCATGCTGCAGATGCTGGGCAGCAAGGACTTCCTCGAGAATCCACCGAAGATCGTCATCTGGGAATTCTCGCCGCTCTATCGCCTAGACCAGGAAAGCACCTACCGGCAGCTGTTCGCCATGCTCGACAACGGCTGCGTTGGCAAACCGGCGGTCATGTCAGCGAAGACCAAACTGCGGCCGGGCACCAACGAGGTACTGGTCAATGGCGATGGCGGTCTGAAGGACGTGCGCAATGGGCAGTACCAGATCGACGTGCGTTACGCCGATCCCACGGTGAAAACCCTCCAGGCTACCCTCTGGCACCTCAACGGCCGGCGCGAAACCCTCAAGCTCGACAAGCCCAAGACGGTCGACACCGATGGACGCTTCGCCTTCGAGCTGCGCACCGACTCGGACTGGGCCGACATGATCCTGCTCTCCCTGGAGCTGCAAGGCCCCCCTGCCGGCAGCCCACCGCAGGAAGTGGAAGTGAAGGTCTGTCAGCGAAACCGCAACGCCGGCCCGGTCCAGCACACCGCCCAGGCGGAACGTTGA